In Spirochaeta lutea, the following proteins share a genomic window:
- the metH gene encoding methionine synthase, with amino-acid sequence MTFNQRLSRGIVLFDGAMGTQIHEINPSDEDYRGHLGCSEILNLTIPDKIQEIHQAYLRAGADVIETNSFGSNEIVLAEYGLESQAREISRISAQIARRAVGTLEREDKPRFVAGSMGPGTKLISLGQTDWPTMYRSYREHAGGLIEGGVDLFIIETCQDLLQIKCAILACQDEMEVQGVDLPLIVSVTVETTGTLLVGSELQAVIAALEPYNLTALGMNCATGPDAMKTYVRELSQTVSLPLIVQPNAGLPQNVDGQMVYTLSVDEYVQAMRGFITEEGVQIVGGCCGTTPSFIQALAEQLPEQGASRESSYEPAVASIFSAQTLEQDPPPFYIGERTNTNGSRLFRESLLADDIDGLIDIAREQQLTGVHALDLCVAYTGRDEVQDMRNVLSRLVTQITLPLVIDSTEIPVLEAALQMYGGRGIINSINLEDGEDRADAICRLAKRYGAALIALTIDEQGMAKDVPRKVEVAKRLYSIAVERHGMRPQDLIYDPLTFTLGSGDEAMKDAGIKTLEGIRRIKEELPGVRTVLGLSNISFGLNPKSRRVLNSVFLADAVREGLDMAIVNLRHIVPLAQLSEDDIRYARNLIYNRGSENPLFDFIGYFDSKSGESQEDAGPAMEELPLEERIPKKIIQGSKSKLDGWLLEAMQAGHSALDIINTMLIPAMKVVGNLFGEGRMQLPFVLQSAETMKFAVDILQPYMEKVDAQEQKSIVLATVRGDVHDIGKNLVDIILTNNGYRVHNLGIKCEIDTILSTAQEVGADAIGMSGLLVKSTVVMKDNLEEIKRRGVSIPVLLGGAALTPSFVWDICAPIPDGPVVYCSDAFEGLRAMSLIQDGMLEDYLSAQAERRASRPAPKPRKNLTRVEPIVVDRTVEVPTAPFLGSRIVEDVDLDAVYPFLTEEVLFRGRWGYRRGKLSKEEYEDLISQTVRPQFEALKSLCKKEKLLQPSIAYGFWECNSLGQDVILYRPGTEDELARLSFPRQADAPFQCIADYFYPQESGRRDIIALQIATVGHQAQIHSQGLYEAGSYKDYLLFHGLSVEAAEALAEYWHLVVRQKLGITEEDGQGIDDFVVQKYRGSRYSFGYPACPELSQNRILCDLLDSPRIGVTMTEEDQMAPEQTTSAFIVHHPQAKYFNT; translated from the coding sequence ATGACATTTAACCAGCGGCTGAGCCGGGGTATAGTACTTTTTGATGGTGCCATGGGTACCCAGATTCATGAAATCAATCCCAGCGATGAGGATTACCGGGGTCACCTCGGATGCAGCGAGATTCTGAATCTCACAATCCCGGATAAGATTCAGGAGATACATCAGGCCTACCTTCGGGCTGGTGCAGACGTGATAGAAACTAATAGTTTTGGATCGAACGAGATTGTCCTGGCTGAATACGGGTTAGAGAGTCAAGCCAGAGAGATCAGTCGAATATCTGCCCAAATAGCCCGAAGGGCTGTGGGTACCCTAGAGCGTGAAGACAAACCCAGGTTTGTAGCCGGGTCCATGGGTCCAGGAACAAAGCTGATCAGTCTCGGACAGACAGATTGGCCCACTATGTACAGGAGTTACCGGGAGCATGCCGGTGGGCTCATTGAGGGGGGCGTAGACCTCTTTATTATTGAAACCTGCCAAGACCTTCTCCAAATAAAATGTGCTATTTTGGCATGTCAGGATGAAATGGAGGTTCAGGGGGTAGATCTCCCGCTCATCGTATCAGTCACGGTGGAGACCACCGGAACCCTCCTCGTGGGGAGCGAGCTTCAGGCGGTGATTGCTGCCCTCGAACCCTATAATCTCACCGCCCTGGGTATGAATTGTGCCACGGGGCCGGATGCGATGAAGACCTATGTTCGGGAACTATCCCAGACTGTGTCACTGCCGTTAATTGTTCAGCCTAATGCCGGGCTCCCACAGAACGTAGACGGACAAATGGTGTACACCCTTTCGGTGGATGAGTATGTTCAGGCCATGAGAGGGTTTATCACCGAGGAAGGGGTACAGATTGTCGGCGGTTGCTGCGGAACCACCCCGTCCTTTATCCAGGCCCTAGCCGAGCAGCTGCCGGAACAGGGTGCATCCCGGGAGTCTTCCTATGAGCCCGCTGTTGCAAGTATCTTCTCAGCACAAACCCTAGAACAAGATCCTCCGCCGTTTTATATCGGTGAGAGGACAAATACCAATGGAAGCCGGTTATTCCGGGAATCCCTATTAGCAGATGATATAGACGGACTTATAGATATAGCTCGTGAACAGCAGCTAACGGGAGTGCATGCCTTGGATCTCTGTGTGGCGTACACAGGCAGGGATGAGGTACAGGATATGAGAAACGTCCTGTCCCGACTTGTTACCCAAATCACCCTTCCGCTGGTTATCGATTCTACTGAAATCCCCGTGTTGGAAGCCGCTCTTCAAATGTACGGGGGTCGCGGGATCATTAACTCCATAAATCTAGAGGATGGCGAGGATCGGGCTGATGCCATTTGTAGGCTTGCAAAACGCTATGGGGCGGCTCTCATTGCCTTGACCATCGACGAACAGGGGATGGCGAAGGATGTACCCCGAAAGGTTGAGGTGGCTAAACGCTTATACTCCATCGCCGTGGAGCGCCATGGAATGCGCCCTCAAGATCTCATCTATGATCCCCTCACCTTTACCCTGGGGAGTGGTGATGAGGCCATGAAGGATGCCGGGATCAAAACCCTGGAAGGGATCCGCCGGATTAAGGAAGAACTACCTGGAGTTCGGACGGTTCTAGGGCTTTCAAATATAAGTTTCGGTTTGAATCCCAAGAGCCGCCGTGTACTGAACTCTGTGTTTTTGGCGGATGCAGTCCGGGAAGGACTCGATATGGCGATCGTGAATCTCAGGCATATCGTACCCCTGGCCCAGCTCTCTGAAGATGATATTAGGTATGCACGGAATTTGATCTATAATCGAGGGTCGGAGAATCCGCTTTTTGATTTCATAGGGTACTTCGATAGTAAATCCGGAGAGAGCCAGGAAGATGCCGGTCCTGCTATGGAAGAACTTCCCCTGGAGGAACGCATACCCAAAAAAATCATCCAGGGATCCAAGAGTAAACTTGATGGCTGGCTCCTTGAAGCGATGCAGGCTGGGCACTCAGCCCTGGACATTATTAATACAATGCTGATTCCCGCCATGAAGGTTGTGGGAAATCTCTTTGGAGAGGGGAGGATGCAGCTGCCCTTCGTATTACAATCTGCGGAAACCATGAAGTTTGCGGTGGATATTCTCCAGCCTTACATGGAGAAGGTAGATGCCCAGGAGCAGAAGAGTATTGTACTCGCAACGGTCCGCGGCGACGTCCATGATATTGGTAAAAACCTCGTGGATATTATCCTGACCAACAATGGGTATCGGGTGCATAACCTCGGGATTAAATGTGAGATCGATACCATTCTCTCTACGGCCCAAGAGGTTGGGGCTGATGCTATCGGAATGAGTGGGTTGTTAGTCAAATCAACGGTGGTTATGAAGGATAATCTCGAAGAAATAAAGCGCAGGGGGGTTTCTATCCCCGTGCTGCTGGGGGGGGCTGCCCTGACCCCAAGTTTCGTCTGGGACATCTGCGCTCCCATTCCCGATGGTCCGGTGGTCTATTGTTCAGATGCCTTTGAGGGATTGCGGGCCATGAGTCTCATCCAGGATGGGATGTTGGAAGATTACCTTTCGGCGCAAGCCGAACGAAGGGCATCCCGTCCCGCTCCCAAACCGCGGAAGAACCTAACGCGGGTTGAGCCCATCGTTGTTGACCGGACAGTTGAGGTTCCCACGGCACCATTTTTGGGGTCACGAATTGTGGAGGATGTTGATCTGGATGCTGTGTACCCCTTTCTAACTGAAGAGGTCTTGTTCCGGGGACGATGGGGGTACCGACGGGGAAAACTGTCCAAGGAGGAGTATGAGGACCTTATTTCCCAAACGGTCCGTCCACAATTTGAGGCATTAAAATCCCTCTGTAAAAAAGAAAAACTACTCCAGCCAAGTATTGCCTACGGATTTTGGGAGTGTAATTCTCTGGGGCAGGATGTCATACTGTATAGGCCCGGTACGGAGGATGAATTGGCCAGGCTGTCCTTCCCTCGACAGGCTGATGCTCCCTTCCAATGTATTGCAGATTACTTCTATCCACAGGAATCCGGAAGACGGGATATTATTGCACTGCAGATTGCCACTGTGGGGCATCAGGCACAGATACATAGTCAGGGGCTGTACGAGGCAGGGTCGTATAAGGATTACCTTCTGTTCCACGGTCTTTCGGTGGAGGCAGCCGAAGCCTTGGCAGAGTATTGGCATCTGGTGGTACGCCAGAAGCTGGGTATTACCGAGGAAGACGGGCAGGGCATCGATGATTTTGTTGTTCAAAAGTACCGAGGCAGCAGGTATTCCTTCGGATATCCGGCTTGTCCCGAGCTCTCCCAGAACCGGATACTCTGTGATCTCCTGGATAGTCCGCGGATCGGGGTTACCATGACGGAAGAGGACCAAATGGCTCCGGAGCAGACCACCAGCGCCTTTATTGTTCATCATCCCCAGGCGAAATACTTCAATACCTGA
- a CDS encoding rubredoxin: protein MKYICSNCGYIYDPEEGDLENGIEEGTAFDDLPEDWTCPICYVSKDLFDPLD from the coding sequence ATGAAATACATTTGCTCAAACTGCGGGTATATTTATGATCCCGAGGAGGGGGATTTGGAAAACGGTATAGAGGAAGGTACTGCCTTCGATGATCTACCCGAGGATTGGACCTGCCCCATCTGTTATGTGAGTAAGGATTTATTCGATCCCCTGGATTAG
- a CDS encoding PQQ-dependent sugar dehydrogenase, which yields MKKNRIRRRRWLFLAGALGVLFQVVGFSQGAPGVDSQVVISGLDNPWAVESLDGGGFLITEKPGRILYYREGNQEAVLKVPQAINVGQGGLLDIEPSPGFPEDPRIFFTLSVGDASRGYGTALGLTSLNIRENDTSPLTFDPPILLWQMPDRFKTSRGQHFGSRIVIHQGYLYLTIGDRGEMNRAQLRQDPAGSVQRFMLSELDGGAQDVRPELYTYGHRNPQGMAVHPQRDEIWLHEHGPRGGDELNILQAGDNYGWPLVTFGRNYNGTVISRNTHATGITPPVLHWTPSIAPSGMAFYSADRYPQWQGSLFLGALAGQHLRRVMLSAGEITGQEILLENRLGRIRDVHAGRDGELYILTDGNRAALYRLRPVE from the coding sequence ATGAAAAAGAACCGAATACGAAGGCGAAGATGGCTGTTTTTGGCAGGAGCGCTTGGAGTATTGTTCCAGGTTGTTGGTTTTAGCCAGGGGGCTCCGGGGGTTGATTCCCAGGTGGTTATCAGCGGGCTCGATAATCCTTGGGCGGTAGAGAGCCTGGATGGTGGCGGCTTTCTTATAACCGAGAAGCCCGGCAGAATACTGTATTACCGGGAGGGCAACCAGGAAGCGGTTCTCAAGGTTCCCCAAGCCATAAATGTCGGACAGGGTGGACTTCTGGATATTGAGCCCTCACCCGGCTTTCCCGAGGACCCGCGTATATTTTTTACCCTGTCGGTGGGAGACGCTTCCAGGGGATACGGAACGGCCTTGGGACTGACGAGTCTCAATATACGAGAAAACGATACAAGCCCGCTTACCTTCGATCCGCCGATCCTTCTTTGGCAGATGCCGGACAGATTTAAAACCTCCCGAGGACAGCATTTTGGCTCCAGGATTGTGATTCACCAGGGATATCTCTACCTTACCATCGGTGATCGGGGAGAGATGAACCGGGCCCAGCTTCGTCAGGATCCAGCGGGGTCGGTACAACGCTTTATGCTCTCGGAGCTGGACGGGGGAGCACAGGATGTGCGCCCGGAGCTCTATACCTACGGGCATAGAAATCCCCAGGGAATGGCTGTTCATCCCCAGCGGGATGAAATCTGGCTCCACGAGCATGGTCCTCGAGGGGGGGATGAGCTTAATATCCTCCAAGCCGGAGACAATTACGGGTGGCCCCTGGTGACCTTCGGACGCAATTATAACGGTACTGTAATCAGCAGAAATACCCATGCTACGGGAATCACTCCCCCGGTTCTTCACTGGACACCGAGTATTGCACCTTCGGGTATGGCGTTTTACTCGGCTGACCGGTATCCCCAGTGGCAGGGCTCGCTCTTTCTGGGTGCCTTGGCCGGGCAACACCTGCGAAGGGTGATGCTATCTGCCGGAGAGATTACCGGCCAGGAAATACTCCTGGAGAACCGGTTGGGACGGATACGAGACGTACATGCTGGTAGGGATGGCGAACTCTACATTCTTACGGACGGCAACAGGGCCGCCCTGTATCGACTTCGCCCGGTTGAATAG
- the ilvD gene encoding dihydroxy-acid dehydratase, translated as MPRLRSLTNTAGRNMAGARALWRANGMTKEQFGKPIIAIANSFTQFVPGHAHLHTIGQEVKQYIEDQGCFAAEFNTIAVDDGIAMGHGGMLYSLPSRDLIADSIEYMVNAHCADALVCISNCDKITPGMLMAAMRLNIPTIFVSGGPMEAGRVGDRKYDLVDAMVMAADPEVDDSLLAAVEEHACPTCGSCSGMFTANSMNCLNEALGLALPGNGTVVATHAKRLDLFKTAATRIVEMAREFYEEDNHQVLPRSIATKAALMNSMSLDIAMGGSTNTVLHLLAIAREAGVDFTMADIDALSRKVPCICKVSPNSQYHIEDVHRAGGIMAILAELHRGGLIDPNVPRVDSPSLGQILERYDLTRNPDTRIVEFYRAAPGGTRNLVMGSQHNYYREGDTDRTEGCIRDVEHAYYPDGGLAVLFGNIAEKGCIVKTAGVDESIFRFTGTARVYESQEDAIEGILGGKVREGNVVIIRYEGPKGGPGMQEMLYPTSYLKSMKLGKSCALLTDGRFSGGTSGLSIGHASPEAAAGGAIALVKDNDTITIDIPNRTIALEISPEELAERRNQEEARGEEAYTPRNRERVVSKALRAYALMATSADQGAYRKLPGE; from the coding sequence ATGCCCCGATTAAGAAGTCTCACAAATACGGCCGGCAGAAATATGGCTGGTGCCAGGGCGCTCTGGCGGGCCAACGGTATGACGAAAGAGCAGTTTGGAAAACCAATTATTGCCATCGCTAATAGTTTTACCCAGTTCGTCCCGGGACATGCCCATCTCCACACCATCGGTCAAGAAGTGAAACAGTACATCGAAGACCAGGGTTGTTTTGCTGCCGAGTTTAATACCATTGCAGTGGATGACGGAATCGCCATGGGCCACGGCGGGATGCTCTACAGCCTGCCCAGCCGCGATCTGATTGCAGATAGTATTGAGTACATGGTCAACGCCCACTGTGCAGATGCCCTGGTATGTATATCAAACTGCGATAAAATCACCCCGGGCATGCTCATGGCAGCCATGAGACTGAATATCCCAACGATTTTTGTTTCCGGGGGCCCCATGGAGGCGGGCCGGGTGGGAGACCGTAAATACGATTTGGTGGACGCCATGGTAATGGCTGCCGACCCGGAGGTTGACGATAGCCTTCTAGCTGCTGTGGAGGAACACGCCTGCCCTACCTGCGGAAGTTGTTCGGGAATGTTTACCGCTAACTCCATGAACTGCCTGAACGAGGCTCTCGGCTTGGCGTTGCCGGGAAACGGTACCGTAGTGGCAACCCACGCAAAACGGCTCGATCTCTTTAAAACCGCCGCAACCCGGATCGTTGAAATGGCCAGGGAATTCTACGAGGAAGATAATCACCAGGTTCTTCCCCGGTCCATTGCCACCAAGGCCGCCTTAATGAATTCCATGAGCCTGGACATTGCCATGGGCGGAAGCACTAATACCGTTCTCCATCTGCTCGCCATTGCCAGGGAAGCCGGGGTGGATTTCACCATGGCGGATATTGATGCCCTGAGCCGAAAGGTTCCTTGTATCTGTAAGGTAAGTCCCAATAGCCAGTACCATATTGAGGATGTCCACCGGGCCGGGGGAATTATGGCCATTCTAGCAGAGTTACACCGGGGAGGCTTGATTGATCCGAATGTGCCCCGGGTGGATTCACCGAGCCTGGGGCAGATCCTGGAACGCTATGACCTTACAAGGAATCCCGATACCCGGATTGTGGAATTTTACCGTGCTGCTCCGGGAGGTACTCGGAATCTCGTTATGGGTAGTCAGCATAACTACTACCGAGAAGGGGATACAGACCGCACCGAAGGCTGTATTCGAGATGTGGAACATGCATATTATCCAGACGGGGGTTTGGCCGTCTTGTTCGGAAATATCGCAGAAAAGGGTTGTATCGTGAAAACCGCCGGCGTGGATGAAAGCATCTTCCGGTTCACCGGAACAGCCCGGGTTTATGAAAGCCAGGAGGACGCCATTGAGGGAATCCTCGGGGGTAAGGTTCGGGAAGGCAACGTGGTTATCATCCGGTATGAGGGACCGAAGGGCGGTCCTGGTATGCAGGAGATGCTCTACCCGACCAGTTACCTTAAATCCATGAAACTGGGAAAATCCTGCGCCCTACTAACCGACGGAAGATTCTCCGGTGGAACCAGCGGCCTCTCTATCGGCCATGCGAGCCCTGAGGCGGCGGCCGGAGGGGCTATAGCCCTGGTAAAAGATAACGACACCATCACCATTGATATTCCTAACCGCACTATTGCCCTGGAGATTTCTCCTGAGGAGTTGGCTGAACGGAGAAATCAGGAGGAAGCCCGAGGGGAAGAAGCGTATACCCCCCGAAACCGCGAACGGGTGGTTTCAAAGGCCCTTCGTGCCTACGCCCTGATGGCTACCAGCGCCGACCAGGGAGCCTACCGGAAGTTACCGGGAGAATAA
- a CDS encoding ABC transporter substrate-binding protein — translation MQFRRSFSRTILSLCLILGVTLSPTLVLAAGNQETAGSPPTQESIQGQSSELPDAASEVSTPQQSPQRIVSLAPNVTEILFALGIQNRLVGRTDFCDYPAGVSEIPSIGGGMDAGVEGILALKPDLVIAPRDYFTASVEKLQDLSIPVLILDTVTELSGVFESISGIAQAAGVPNRGDALVQSMKERLQILQTELETLSSPRPRVYYAVGFGDGGDWTAGGDTYIHQMITLAGGENIAADVSGWSYSLEKLLEHDPELVLLPGSWPAEDAFKVTPGYSSLTAVTEDRLYTINNDLIDRQGPRSIDGLVMLASIFHPDLSPEVRQALTSGSPQSQDTIQSPEQARD, via the coding sequence ATGCAATTCCGTAGGTCGTTTTCCCGTACTATCCTTTCCCTCTGTTTGATCCTAGGGGTAACCCTTTCACCGACACTCGTTCTGGCAGCTGGTAATCAGGAGACAGCCGGCAGTCCGCCAACCCAGGAATCGATCCAGGGTCAGTCCTCTGAGTTACCCGATGCCGCTAGCGAAGTTTCCACCCCGCAACAGAGCCCCCAGCGTATTGTGAGCCTGGCTCCAAATGTTACTGAAATACTATTTGCTCTTGGAATTCAGAATCGGCTGGTGGGACGCACCGACTTCTGCGATTATCCTGCTGGGGTTTCGGAGATTCCGAGCATCGGCGGCGGAATGGATGCTGGTGTTGAGGGCATCCTCGCATTGAAGCCTGATCTTGTCATCGCACCCCGGGATTATTTCACTGCTTCAGTGGAAAAACTCCAGGATCTGTCCATACCGGTTCTCATCCTTGATACAGTAACCGAACTCAGTGGGGTATTCGAGTCTATTTCCGGAATTGCCCAGGCGGCGGGAGTCCCCAACCGGGGGGATGCTCTGGTGCAGTCCATGAAAGAGCGGCTGCAGATTCTCCAGACGGAATTGGAGACCCTATCCTCACCGCGTCCCAGGGTGTACTATGCCGTCGGCTTCGGAGACGGGGGAGATTGGACGGCTGGGGGTGATACCTACATTCACCAAATGATCACCCTCGCCGGCGGCGAAAACATCGCTGCAGATGTATCGGGGTGGTCCTACTCCCTGGAGAAGCTCCTGGAACATGATCCCGAGCTAGTTCTCCTGCCGGGATCCTGGCCTGCTGAGGATGCCTTCAAGGTTACCCCGGGCTATAGCTCCCTCACCGCCGTCACTGAAGATAGACTGTATACTATAAATAACGATCTCATTGACCGCCAGGGACCGCGGTCCATAGACGGTTTGGTCATGTTGGCCTCTATCTTTCATCCGGATCTTAGTCCTGAGGTTCGCCAGGCTCTGACATCGGGATCACCCCAAAGCCAGGACACTATACAATCCCCTGAACAGGCCCGGGACTAG
- a CDS encoding FecCD family ABC transporter permease, with the protein MHDRLPLKRFVGWIFLGILTYIVVSLGAVSFGAAEIGFNQSMRILLSLLPFRGTDGGADSASVRMIILQVRLPRVVLSGLVGMALSLSGAVLQAVFRNPLAEPYLLGISSGAGLGASIGIILTPVIGVFPLLSGFGIIGLSAFLGALGFTLIVYLLARVISPNRSQAILLAGVGLGVMGSAGISVLMFLYSRHLEQIVFWTMGSFSAANWDRVALVAPVVVLASLIIFFLHREVTILSWGGGTGHILGMRVDAVRRTLLVITSLLTAFSVASAGVIGFVGLVVPHILRSWVGVDHRRVLPLSALGGGIFLILADTLARTLVSPREIPVGVLTALLGGPIFIWRILMPQGSGKDAGYEW; encoded by the coding sequence ATGCACGACCGTCTTCCCCTGAAGCGGTTTGTAGGCTGGATTTTCTTGGGGATCTTGACTTATATCGTGGTCAGCCTTGGGGCCGTTTCTTTCGGGGCTGCCGAGATTGGGTTCAACCAGTCCATGCGGATCCTTCTGTCTCTCCTGCCATTCCGGGGTACGGATGGCGGGGCTGACAGCGCTTCGGTGAGGATGATCATACTCCAGGTCAGATTGCCCCGGGTTGTGCTTTCCGGCCTGGTGGGCATGGCCCTATCCTTGAGCGGGGCAGTGCTCCAGGCGGTGTTCAGAAATCCCCTGGCGGAACCCTATCTGCTGGGGATTAGTTCGGGGGCAGGCCTGGGGGCGAGTATCGGTATTATCCTGACCCCCGTAATAGGCGTGTTCCCCCTGCTTTCAGGCTTCGGGATCATCGGCCTATCGGCCTTTTTGGGAGCCCTGGGATTCACCCTGATTGTCTATCTGCTGGCCAGGGTTATCTCACCGAACCGCAGTCAAGCCATTCTCTTGGCGGGGGTCGGGCTTGGCGTTATGGGGTCGGCGGGGATTTCGGTTCTCATGTTTCTGTACAGCAGGCATCTGGAACAGATCGTCTTTTGGACCATGGGGAGTTTTTCTGCGGCAAACTGGGACAGAGTGGCCTTAGTAGCTCCGGTGGTAGTATTGGCATCCTTGATCATCTTCTTTCTACACAGGGAGGTAACCATACTTTCATGGGGAGGCGGTACCGGGCATATACTCGGAATGCGTGTCGATGCGGTCCGGCGGACGTTACTGGTGATCACGAGCCTGCTCACTGCCTTCTCCGTTGCCTCGGCCGGCGTTATAGGGTTCGTGGGGCTGGTTGTACCTCATATTCTGCGGAGCTGGGTCGGGGTGGATCATCGAAGGGTCCTGCCGCTCTCTGCCCTCGGCGGTGGCATCTTTCTCATACTAGCTGATACCCTCGCCAGAACCCTGGTCAGTCCACGAGAGATACCCGTAGGGGTCCTTACGGCTCTCTTAGGCGGTCCCATTTTTATCTGGAGGATTCTCATGCCCCAGGGTTCGGGAAAGGATGCAGGTTATGAGTGGTGA
- a CDS encoding ABC transporter ATP-binding protein, whose translation MSGDTRNSLELRDLKFSYTPQQELIHNLNLRFEPGKIIVLLGPNGSGKSTIIHLLSGLIKPQAGAVFLGGEDIRSYSPRRRAQYIALVPQLHTPPPGTTVRDALIMGRYPYRRGINALECPSELWEFGIGQFELQPLLDHTLDTLSGGELQRVMIARAVIQDPRFLILDEPGAHLDIHHQVLAMRVLKNLANRGQGILMVLHDLTVALQVADEVVLLGPGSAEAGAHGDPSYSRPELLQGPPDLVLQEERLSRVYKNPVQIIRNPGGVAAVYHFS comes from the coding sequence ATGAGTGGTGATACAAGGAACTCCCTCGAACTGCGGGATCTCAAATTCTCCTACACCCCTCAACAGGAATTGATACACAACCTAAATCTGCGGTTTGAACCCGGAAAAATTATCGTGCTGTTGGGACCCAACGGTTCGGGGAAATCCACTATTATCCATCTCCTGTCGGGTCTCATCAAACCCCAGGCAGGTGCAGTCTTCCTTGGAGGGGAGGATATTCGATCCTACTCACCGAGGAGACGTGCTCAGTACATTGCCCTTGTCCCGCAGCTCCATACACCTCCCCCGGGCACCACCGTCCGGGATGCGCTCATCATGGGGCGCTATCCCTACCGCCGGGGGATCAACGCACTGGAATGCCCATCCGAGCTCTGGGAATTCGGTATAGGGCAGTTTGAACTCCAGCCGCTCCTAGACCATACCCTTGATACCCTTAGTGGAGGGGAATTGCAGCGGGTCATGATTGCCCGGGCTGTTATTCAGGACCCCAGATTTCTTATCCTGGACGAACCCGGGGCACACCTGGATATACATCACCAGGTATTAGCCATGCGGGTTCTTAAAAACCTTGCCAACCGCGGCCAGGGGATTCTCATGGTACTCCATGATTTGACGGTTGCCCTACAGGTGGCGGATGAGGTTGTCCTTCTAGGACCGGGGAGTGCTGAGGCGGGTGCTCATGGCGACCCGTCCTATTCTCGGCCGGAATTGTTACAGGGACCGCCGGATTTGGTGTTACAGGAAGAGCGATTGTCCAGGGTGTATAAAAATCCCGTACAGATCATTCGGAATCCGGGAGGTGTTGCAGCGGTGTACCATTTTTCTTAG
- a CDS encoding D-2-hydroxyacid dehydrogenase, with the protein MNILVLDGQTNNPGDLSWQPVADLGNLTVYPRTASRELLSRAKDAQIILTNKVPLTRDVLDVLTRLRFIQILATGWNTVDVDYAARLGIPVSNIPDYSTDSVAQHVFAFLLHAFNQIQMHADSVRQGDWSSCLDFSYSLVPMEELAGKTMGIVGYGRIGRKVASIARSFGMKVLAGRHPDGTIPRGCGEDPLLEERDILPLQELFLQSSVITLHVPLAARTLEMIGGELLSRSPSDQILINTARGGIVAEADLILALDSRTHGPRYYYTDVYSLEPPEPHPRLFDHPRVIVSPHRAWSSVRARQHLIQIAADNIRGFLSGKPQNLVPSSSP; encoded by the coding sequence ATGAACATTCTTGTTTTGGATGGGCAGACCAACAACCCGGGGGATCTCTCCTGGCAGCCCGTCGCCGATTTGGGAAACCTCACCGTGTATCCCAGGACAGCGAGTCGGGAACTTCTTTCCCGTGCCAAGGACGCCCAAATCATCCTGACAAATAAGGTACCGCTTACCAGAGATGTTCTGGATGTTCTCACCCGTCTTAGGTTTATTCAAATCCTGGCCACAGGGTGGAATACCGTGGATGTGGATTATGCTGCCCGCCTGGGTATTCCTGTCAGCAACATTCCCGATTACAGCACAGATTCGGTCGCCCAACATGTGTTCGCCTTTCTCCTCCATGCGTTTAATCAAATACAAATGCATGCCGACTCGGTACGTCAGGGTGATTGGAGTTCATGCCTGGATTTTTCCTATTCACTGGTCCCTATGGAAGAATTAGCCGGCAAGACCATGGGGATAGTCGGATACGGTCGTATCGGAAGGAAGGTTGCGTCCATTGCACGGTCCTTTGGAATGAAGGTTCTCGCCGGCAGACATCCTGATGGTACCATTCCCCGGGGCTGCGGGGAGGATCCCCTGTTGGAAGAACGGGATATTCTTCCTCTTCAAGAGCTTTTCCTCCAGAGTAGCGTCATCACTCTGCATGTCCCCCTGGCAGCACGCACCCTCGAGATGATCGGGGGTGAACTCCTATCCCGCTCGCCCTCGGATCAGATTCTAATCAATACGGCCCGGGGGGGAATCGTTGCAGAAGCGGATCTGATCCTAGCCCTGGACAGCCGGACCCATGGGCCCCGCTATTATTACACCGATGTGTACTCCCTTGAACCGCCCGAACCGCATCCCCGGTTATTTGACCATCCCCGGGTCATCGTTAGTCCCCACCGGGCGTGGAGCAGCGTCCGGGCCCGGCAGCACCTCATCCAGATTGCCGCAGACAATATTCGCGGGTTTCTATCTGGAAAACCTCAGAATCTTGTTCCTTCATCTTCTCCCTAG